In the genome of Dyadobacter fermentans DSM 18053, the window ATCGATCCCGAAATGTTCATGCACGTAATGCGCTTTCCCGCGCGAGTTCTCGGCAATGGTGTCGAATGGTTCGGGAATGTCGGTGTCGCAGCCGATGTCGCTCAGCGTTACGAGTTCGAACTGATCGCCCAGTAGCGCCTGTATTTCTTCCAGTTTGTGCCGGTTGTTGGTGGCAAAGCAAAGTTTCATGTGTGATATGGTTGTGATCGGAGTGCATTTTACGCAAAAAACGGGAGGGTTAAATGCCACGAAGGCACGAATGTTCACGAAGCGTATCGTGATCATCCGTGCCTTCGGTCCGCGGCTGCGGTGGCATTGTTATATCTGCTTATCCTATTTCGCCGGAGCGGGAGAAGGAAGTGCAGGGCCCGCTGGCTTGGTGCCTTTGGTAATGTCGAGCAATTCCATTTCAAACTGCAATACCGAGTTGCCTGGGATCGGGCCGTATTGATCTGGTCCGTATGCAAGGCCCGACGGAATCAGCAACAAGCCTTTTTCGCCTTTTTTCATCAATGTAAGGCCTTCATCCCATCCCTGGATCACCATTCCGGCTCCTACCTGCATATCAAGTGGTTTGCCTCCGCTCTTCGAGCTGTCGAACTCTTTGCCATCCAGGAACTTGCCGGTGTAATGTACTTTCACATTGTCGCCAGGAGTGGGGCTCGCGCCGGTACCTTCGGTTTGCGGCACGTACACCAGGCCGGAAGCCGTTTTTCTGGCTTTTGCGGTCAGGTTGTTTTTAGCAAGATATTCGTCGATGATCTTGGCATCGATGTCCTTCTGCTTTTTGCCGGCTTCTGCCTGCTGCTTCTGGAATTCTTCCGAAGTAAGTACGCTCACCACTTTCACGGTAAAGCTCAGTTCCGATCCTTTCTTGATCATCGGAGGCATTGGCTGGCCGATTTTCGCGAACAATGTATCCGCATTCACCAGAAACTTAGCGCTATCGCCGGCTGCAAGCAGGGTTAGGCCTTCCTCGAAGCTGCCTTTGTAAGGCGGCGCCTGCAATACCATTTTAACCGGATTATTTTCTTTATATGTGTCGCGGAGCGTGGAGTCGGTACCATTCTTCAACACCAGGTGGAATGTCATGATATTCCCCAGTTCGGCTTTCTTGGCATCGTCCTTATGTTCGAAAAGCGTGTATTTGAGGCCGCTGTCGGTAACCTGTTGGCGATGTTGATTGCAAGCGGCTGCGAGAATAGTTATGCCCATCGCATAACCGATTGTTTTTAAATTCATTGGGATGTTTTTATTATAAGATATTTTACTGATGTTATAATTCAAGTTTAGTCAACGCTCAAAAGTTCTTCCTGGTATGATGGAAGTATGCTTAAAAACCGCGCAACTGTTTCATTCACTGGTTGTTCTGAGCGTCCTCCGGAAGCGTTCTTATGGCCGCCGCCGCTGAAATGCGTGCTGGCAAGGTCCCTCACCGAGAATGCGCCTACCGACCGGAACGAGATCTTAACCTCGCCCTTGCGTTCGATGAACATTGCCGACATTACCACATTTTCCACTTGCAGGCCATAGTTCACAATCCCCTCCGTTTCGCCCGACGCCGAGTTGAATTTTTGCAGTTCAGCCTCCGTCAGCACCATGTACGCCGTGCGGTACTCGGGCAGCACCGTCAGCTTGTTGCAAAGCACGTAACCCAGGAATTGCAGCCGCGAAAGTGGCGCATTGTCGTAAATCAGCCGGTGGACCCGGCTCGAATCGAAACCGGTACGCATCAGGTCGGCCACTGCGAGGTGTACGGCGGGCGTTACGTTGCCGTGACGGAAAGAGCCCGTGTCGGTCATAATGCCGGCGTAGAGGCATTCGGCCATCGGAATATCGAAGATCTGCTCAGCGGGCTGGCCACCTTCCATTTCCTTCACCAGCTCGTAAACCAGCTGCGCCGTCGCGGCCGCGGTGGTATCCCAAACCATCCATTTCGCAAAATGCTCGGGTTCGAGGTGGTGGTCGATCATCATTTTGGGAGCCGCAGCATCCTGGACAACCTTTCCAAGGTCTTTCAGGCGTGACAGCGCCGAGAAATCAAGGCAGCAGATCAGGGTCGCCTGTTCGATCTTTTTCTTGCATTTTCCTTGTTCCGAGGGCTTTTCATACACGAGTACATGCTCCATGCCCGACAGCCAGCGAAGGTTCGCGGCATAGTCGGTAGGGCTGATAACCGTCACTTCATGGCCTTTTTTGAGCAAATAACTGGCCCAGCCCAGGGACGATCCCAATGCATCCGCATCCGGGTCGCGGTGCGTTGTGATAACAATTTTCTGGGGTTGGGATAAAAAAGAGCGGAGCTCTTCAATGATTTGATTCACAGTAACTTAGTTCAAAAGAGGAATTTCCAGGTTGCTTAGAGCCCACAAAATTAACAAAACTGTTGGGATTTGCTTCATAAAGAGCGGTAAAGGCTGGCAATCAGGCGGTGATTTAACATGAGGCGGCTGTTTGAGGACGAAAGGTTCTCGGATTTAAATTATAATATAGTAGCTTGCAGGCAGTAACAATTTAGCCAAGTACGTATGCCAACGAATAAGACATTTACCATGATCAAGCCTGACGCTGTGAAGGATGGTCATTCGGGTTCAATCATCAAGATGATCGAAGCAGCAGGATTCCGGATTGTGGCCCTCAAAAAAACGCAGCTCACTTCCGAGCGTGCCGGCGAGTTTTACGCCGTGCACAAAGAGCGACCTTTCTACAATGATCTTTGCATGTATATGTCGTCCGGGGCGATCATCCCTATGATTCTCGAAAAGGAGAATGCGGTGGCGGATTTCCGTAAGCTGATCGGTGCTACCAACCCGGACAATGCCGAAGAAGGTACTATCCGCAAGCTATATGCCATTTCGATGGAAAAAAACGCGATCCACGGCTCCGATTCGGACGAGAATGCGGCTATTGAAGGGAATTTCTTCTTCTCGTTTACGGATCAGTTTTGAGAAGATTGGTTATAGAAAAGCAAACCCCCGGAGCTGGTGCTTCGGGGGTTTGCTTTTTGTGAAGATCCGGTACGCTTATCTGATAACCTTCACATAAACGCTGTCGAGCACCTGGATGATGCCGTTCGACGCGCTCACATCCTTTCTCGCGATCCTGGCTCCGTTCACAGTGAACGCAGTATCTTTTTTTGCGATTTCAAGTTTGAGCGTTTTATCAATATTGTCATACTTGCCGGCTGTGAAATCGGCGTAGGACACCTGGCCTTTCAGCACGTGCCTGTTTAGAAAAATATCAATGGAGTCGGGCTTGCTGGTGATTACCGAAGCACTGAATATGTTAGCCTTATTGAAAGCGGCGTTCGAAGGCAGGAAAAAGGTCGCGTCCTGAGTTCTGAATGCATCTCCCTTTTCCGCAGCAATAATGATCTCCTTTAACATGCTGAACTCGGGATTTTCGAGAATGACATCCGTGGCGGTCTTTCTCTTCACGAGATCCGCTTCGCTCTCCTTACAAGAAATCAAAATCGTTGAAAATAGCCCTGCTGCCAAAAAAAATGCTGCCCAACGCCCTCCAAAACGGTTTTTTTTCATAGCTTTCCAAGTGGTTAATTTTCGTAAAACTAATGCAAAATGTAATTTCAAAGAATTTGTAACCACAATTTTTTAATCCTAATCCCATCATAACCATGCTTAAACTTAGACAAGTCATTGTCGCCGGAGCGGCTGTCCTGATGCTGAATTCGGCGTTTTTCGCGCTGAATGGGCCATCGGCCGACCCGTTAAAAAAGCCCGTCAAATTATTCAACGGAAAAGACCTCAAAGGCTGGACCGTTCACGGCACCGAAAAATGGTATGTCGACGGCGGCGAGCTCATCTGCGAAAGCGGCCCCGACAAGCAGTACGGCTACCTCACCACCGACAAGTTCTACAAGAATTTTGATCTCACCCTGAAATTCAAACAGGAAGCTAACGGCAACAGCGGCGTATTCTTCCGCTCTACCGTGACCGGCACGAAAGTTTCGGGCTGGCAGGTGGAAGTAGCGCCTCCCAACCACGACACGGGCGGCATTTACGAATCCTACGGCCGCAACTGGCTCGTGCAGATTCCGGATGAAAAAGAAGGATTCCTGAAAATGGGCGAATGGAACACGCTGCGCATCCGCGCGCAGGGCGACCGTACGCAAACCTGGCTCAACGGGCACGAAATGGTAGACCTTACCGATGCTAAAATCGGCGCCGGCCAGGGTTCAATCGCATTGCAAATCCACGATGGCGGCGGCATTAAGGTACGCTGGAAGGATATTATGCTGGAAGAGCTCTAAAACCGGCCGTTTCATTCCGTCCGCCGGTAACTTCATCCACCGGAAACCGGCACTCGTCGGAAAACGCTTAGCAACAGGCTTCATGGCCAATAGATTTGTACCACATAATCTGTTAGCCATGAAGCTTTTTTTATGCACGACCGGACCACTAAGGCATGTGGCCCGTCAAAATGATTTTAACGTTTACGGTTTAACAGCATGGACGACAAAAGAACGAAGCCGCTGCGTATGACAGCCTCATCGCTCGACGGAAGGGATTTCAGTAACATGGATCTGGAAAATGCAGATTTCAGCTTTTCGAGTTTGAAAGACATCAACTTCGACGGCGCCAATCTGCGGAATGCAAAACTTCGTTTTTCGGCCCTCGACCGGACCACTTTCCGGAATGCCGATCTTCGGGACGCAGATCTGAGTTTCAGTAGTTTGTCGGATGTAGACCTGAACGGGGCGAGGGTAGAGGGGGCCAATTTCAGTTTTACTTCACAGGAAAAATCATTCAACTGGCAGGATTTCAGCCTCATAGCCATCATTCAGAACCAGGGCTGGATCGGGACGTTTGTGGCGGCTATCCTCGGCGCGGTGATCCTGTACGGTTTCAATGCGATCGCTTATTTCACGGCGGAGCTCACATTCACTGAGGAGCCGGTGCGGCTTGCTTTTTATAAATACCTGGTCCTGCTCAACATCGCCACGGGCGTTTGTACAATCCTGATCACGCAGGGGCTCACCACCTGGCTCGATGTGATCATCAAAAGCCTGCTCGCCAAGCATATTATCCTTTCTATCATCATATTCCTCACCGACAGTCTGCTGGCAATAGGCCTTCACCAGATCTTCGCAACCGACATTGTGAACGATTACGTGGCGCGCTATCCGTCCGAACCTTCGCAGGATGCGCCCTGGTACTGGTATGCGTGGGCACCCGTGGCCATCGCCAATGTGTTTTACTTCCTGAGTCGCGAAGGCCGCCAGATCTCCCGTAAAATATCCGACCAGGAATACCAGCTCCTCAATCTCGAAAAACTGAAAACACGCGCCGAGCTGGATGCCTTGCAGGCCCGCATTAACCCGCATTTTTTGTATAACTCATTA includes:
- a CDS encoding fasciclin domain-containing protein; amino-acid sequence: MKRKTATDVILENPEFSMLKEIIIAAEKGDAFRTQDATFFLPSNAAFNKANIFSASVITSKPDSIDIFLNRHVLKGQVSYADFTAGKYDNIDKTLKLEIAKKDTAFTVNGARIARKDVSASNGIIQVLDSVYVKVIR
- a CDS encoding nucleoside-diphosphate kinase — protein: MPTNKTFTMIKPDAVKDGHSGSIIKMIEAAGFRIVALKKTQLTSERAGEFYAVHKERPFYNDLCMYMSSGAIIPMILEKENAVADFRKLIGATNPDNAEEGTIRKLYAISMEKNAIHGSDSDENAAIEGNFFFSFTDQF
- a CDS encoding histidine kinase; the encoded protein is MDDKRTKPLRMTASSLDGRDFSNMDLENADFSFSSLKDINFDGANLRNAKLRFSALDRTTFRNADLRDADLSFSSLSDVDLNGARVEGANFSFTSQEKSFNWQDFSLIAIIQNQGWIGTFVAAILGAVILYGFNAIAYFTAELTFTEEPVRLAFYKYLVLLNIATGVCTILITQGLTTWLDVIIKSLLAKHIILSIIIFLTDSLLAIGLHQIFATDIVNDYVARYPSEPSQDAPWYWYAWAPVAIANVFYFLSREGRQISRKISDQEYQLLNLEKLKTRAELDALQARINPHFLYNSLNSIASLVHENPDKAEEMTLLLSKLFRYTTGRKTSDYFDSIENELEMVETYLQVEKVRFGERLRFTVEVEDETLKALQVPKFILQPIVENAIKHGISRMAEQGNIVVKIYEKDQWLHLCVHDNGPAFPETLGAGYGMRSIQDKLKLLYGDNARLELLNEPHKSVNIAIQKSAIEQHQQSSHAVSA
- a CDS encoding FKBP-type peptidyl-prolyl cis-trans isomerase, whose protein sequence is MNLKTIGYAMGITILAAACNQHRQQVTDSGLKYTLFEHKDDAKKAELGNIMTFHLVLKNGTDSTLRDTYKENNPVKMVLQAPPYKGSFEEGLTLLAAGDSAKFLVNADTLFAKIGQPMPPMIKKGSELSFTVKVVSVLTSEEFQKQQAEAGKKQKDIDAKIIDEYLAKNNLTAKARKTASGLVYVPQTEGTGASPTPGDNVKVHYTGKFLDGKEFDSSKSGGKPLDMQVGAGMVIQGWDEGLTLMKKGEKGLLLIPSGLAYGPDQYGPIPGNSVLQFEMELLDITKGTKPAGPALPSPAPAK
- a CDS encoding DHH family phosphoesterase — protein: MNQIIEELRSFLSQPQKIVITTHRDPDADALGSSLGWASYLLKKGHEVTVISPTDYAANLRWLSGMEHVLVYEKPSEQGKCKKKIEQATLICCLDFSALSRLKDLGKVVQDAAAPKMMIDHHLEPEHFAKWMVWDTTAAATAQLVYELVKEMEGGQPAEQIFDIPMAECLYAGIMTDTGSFRHGNVTPAVHLAVADLMRTGFDSSRVHRLIYDNAPLSRLQFLGYVLCNKLTVLPEYRTAYMVLTEAELQKFNSASGETEGIVNYGLQVENVVMSAMFIERKGEVKISFRSVGAFSVRDLASTHFSGGGHKNASGGRSEQPVNETVARFLSILPSYQEELLSVD
- a CDS encoding 3-keto-disaccharide hydrolase gives rise to the protein MLKLRQVIVAGAAVLMLNSAFFALNGPSADPLKKPVKLFNGKDLKGWTVHGTEKWYVDGGELICESGPDKQYGYLTTDKFYKNFDLTLKFKQEANGNSGVFFRSTVTGTKVSGWQVEVAPPNHDTGGIYESYGRNWLVQIPDEKEGFLKMGEWNTLRIRAQGDRTQTWLNGHEMVDLTDAKIGAGQGSIALQIHDGGGIKVRWKDIMLEEL